A genome region from Cervus elaphus chromosome 18, mCerEla1.1, whole genome shotgun sequence includes the following:
- the LSMEM1 gene encoding leucine-rich single-pass membrane protein 1, whose amino-acid sequence MKRSSQDSGSRNIPEDRKLYVVDSINDLNKLNLCPAGSQQLFPLEEKLQDVSTDSGNGSHSLFLVGLIIVLIISLALVSFVIFLIVQTGNKMEDVSRRLAAEGKDIDDLKKINSIIVKRLNQLDSEQN is encoded by the exons ATGAAACGTTCTTCCCAGGACAGCGGCTCTCGCAACATTCCTGAAGATAGAAAGCTTTATGTTGTGGATTCCATAAATGATCTGAACAAACTAAACCTCTGTCCTGCCGGATCACAGCAGCTGTTCC CTCTAGAGGAGAAACTCCAGGACGTCAGCACTGATTCAGGAAATGGAAGCCACAGTCTGTTTTTGGTGGGGCTGATCATCGTGCTGATCATCAGCCTGGCACTGGTTTCCTTTGTGATATTTCTGATAG ttcAAACCGGCAACAAGATGGAAGATGTGTCAAGACGACTAGCAGCTGAAGGAAAGGACATAGATGATCTTAAGAAAATCAACAGCATCATCGTAAAGCGACTCAACCAGCTGGACTCAGAACAGAACTAA